A single region of the Thermotoga profunda AZM34c06 genome encodes:
- a CDS encoding ABC transporter substrate-binding protein, with product MKKVLLIISILALLAVIAQAKTTITVWTFFSGGEGFIVTDLIKKFNAENPDIEVVEQIIEWGELYNKLTTAVVAGDPPDVSVMHLAMIPDFASRGALTAIDSYVSKDILPDYVPEIISKAHYNGKLYAIPIDTHPLVLYYNKKLLKKAGLVDQNGEALVPKTWDELINYAKTAKTKLGLDVGISAENGPMTGERLFIAYYTQLGGEFYDAKTNTIKLDLEKAKKTYEFIKSLFDSGIMKSMDYNTGESLFQNDQSPFHLNGVWAMAVYPTLNLEFGVTSVPALPGSKPYTWADSHTWVLPKHPKDDLNKIKAAVKFIEWFARNSAEWAKAGHLPVLNSVLRSDAFLKLPMRADYAQVANFVVPAPSMKGWVEIRQKMWEINQSVILGQMTPEQGAKELQQAIKNVLSE from the coding sequence ATGAAAAAAGTACTCTTGATCATCAGCATCTTGGCTCTTTTAGCTGTCATTGCTCAGGCAAAAACAACGATAACTGTCTGGACATTTTTCAGTGGCGGTGAAGGATTCATAGTAACTGATCTTATCAAAAAATTCAACGCTGAAAATCCAGATATCGAAGTTGTTGAGCAAATAATTGAATGGGGAGAACTTTACAACAAATTGACTACAGCAGTGGTCGCAGGAGATCCACCTGATGTTTCTGTCATGCATCTCGCAATGATACCAGATTTTGCTTCAAGAGGAGCCTTGACAGCTATTGACAGTTATGTGTCTAAGGATATTCTGCCTGATTATGTGCCTGAGATTATCTCAAAAGCACATTATAATGGTAAACTCTACGCAATTCCGATCGATACACACCCTCTTGTCCTTTACTACAATAAGAAACTTCTAAAAAAAGCAGGGTTGGTTGACCAAAATGGTGAAGCTCTTGTCCCAAAGACTTGGGATGAGCTTATTAACTATGCGAAAACAGCCAAAACCAAACTTGGTCTGGATGTAGGTATCTCTGCAGAAAATGGACCAATGACTGGCGAAAGACTTTTCATAGCTTACTACACACAACTTGGCGGTGAATTCTATGACGCAAAAACAAATACAATTAAACTTGACCTTGAAAAAGCGAAAAAAACCTATGAGTTCATTAAGAGTCTCTTTGATTCGGGTATCATGAAATCAATGGATTACAATACTGGTGAATCACTGTTCCAAAACGATCAGTCTCCATTCCATCTGAATGGCGTTTGGGCAATGGCGGTCTATCCAACACTCAATTTGGAATTCGGTGTTACAAGTGTGCCTGCTCTCCCTGGTAGCAAACCTTACACATGGGCAGATAGCCACACATGGGTACTTCCGAAACATCCAAAAGACGATCTGAATAAAATCAAAGCCGCTGTGAAATTCATAGAATGGTTTGCAAGAAATTCTGCAGAATGGGCAAAAGCGGGGCATTTACCAGTTCTCAACAGTGTTTTGAGGTCTGATGCATTCTTGAAATTGCCCATGAGAGCAGATTACGCGCAGGTTGCAAATTTTGTTGTACCTGCACCGAGTATGAAAGGATGGGTAGAAATCAGACAGAAGATGTGGGAGATAAATCAATCCGTTATCCTTGGTCAAATGACACCTGAACAAGGCGCGAAGGAACTACAACAGGCAATCAAAAATGTTTTATCAGAGTGA
- a CDS encoding cupin domain-containing protein: MFILKIGSYKEVQPESFFDGKVLKRVLIGPKDNSPNFAMRLFTLKPGASTPYHSHGWEHEVFVVDGKIKVKSKNGEIVVEKGAFVFVEPDEEHQFTNVGDKFAHFICVVPNRGEQ, encoded by the coding sequence GTGTTCATTTTGAAGATCGGTAGCTACAAAGAAGTTCAACCAGAGAGTTTTTTCGACGGAAAGGTCCTAAAACGAGTTTTGATAGGTCCAAAAGACAATTCTCCAAATTTTGCAATGAGACTTTTCACACTCAAACCAGGTGCAAGTACACCATACCATTCTCATGGTTGGGAACATGAGGTCTTTGTTGTGGATGGAAAAATAAAGGTTAAGTCAAAGAATGGTGAGATAGTAGTTGAAAAGGGCGCTTTTGTTTTCGTAGAACCTGATGAGGAACATCAGTTTACAAATGTTGGTGATAAATTCGCCCATTTCATATGTGTCGTGCCAAACCGTGGTGAACAATAA